A genomic segment from Pleurodeles waltl isolate 20211129_DDA chromosome 9, aPleWal1.hap1.20221129, whole genome shotgun sequence encodes:
- the LOC138258715 gene encoding somatostatin receptor type 1-like, translating to MVAPLNTTDGPFPNSSDPFYHDHAASRIIIPSIYAIVCCVGLTGNAMVIYVILRYAKMKTATNIYILNLAIADELFMLSVPFLATATALQHWPFGSFMCRLVLSVDAINMFTSIFCLTVLSVDRYIAVVHPIKAAKYRRPTVAKVINFCVWILSLVVILPIIIFADTVPSSDGGVDCNFLWPENSNFLWLEAFVVYTFLLGFLIPLVAICLCYCLIVVKMRAVALKAGWLQRRKSERRITRMVMLVVAVFVVCWMPFYIIQLFSVFFHPPDPLVTQLFVILSYANSGANPILYGFVSDNFRRSFQRIICFRWMDGGLEEPMDYCAVALKNRVCKQRDFPQDYLGSEMVYRNGTCATKTTML from the coding sequence ATGGTGGCGCCACTCAACACCACAGATGGGCCGTTCCCCAACAGTTCCGATCCCTTTTACCATGACCACGCAGCCAGTCGCATTATCATCCCATCTATTTATGCCATTGTCTGCTGCGTGGGGCTAACAGGTAATGCCATGGTCATCTACGTAATCCTGCGCTATGCTAAAATGAAGACTGCCACCAACATCTACATTCTGAACCTCGCAATTGCGGATGAGCTCTTCATGCTCAGTGTGCCATTCTTGGCTACCGCCACAGCTCTACAGCACTGGCCCTTTGGTTCATTCATGTGCCGGCTGGTGCTCAGTGTTGACGCCATCAACATGTTCACAAGCATCTTCTGCTTGACGGTGCTTAGTGTGGATCGATACATTGCTGTAGTGCACCCGATCAAGGCAGCCAAATATAGGCGACCAACCGTTGCCAAAGTCATCAACTTCTGCGTCTGGATCCTATCACTGGTGGTCATCTTGCCAATCATAATTTTTGCAGATACGGTGCCATCAAGTGATGGAGGGGTGGACTGTAATTTCCTGTGGCCAGAGAATTCCAACTTTCTCTGGCTAGAAGCCTTCGTGGTTTATACATTTCTCCTGGGCTTTCTTATCCCCCTTGTGGCCATCTGCCTCTGTTACTGCCTCATTGTGGTGAAAATGAGGGCAGTGGCACTCAAGGCAGGTTGGCTGCAGAGGCGCAAGTCAGAGCGCCGCATCACTCGAATGGTTATGctagtggtggctgtgtttgtggtcTGTTGGATGCCGTtctacatcatccagctcttcagtgtCTTTTTCCACCCACCTGACCCTTTGGTCACTCAGCTTTTCGTCATCCTCAGCTACGCCAACAGTGGTGCCAACCCCATTCTGTACGGTTTTGTCTCTGATAACTTCCGCCGCTCATTCCAGCGCATCATCTGCTTCAGATGGATGGATGGTGGGCTTGAGGAGCCCATGGACTACTGTGCTGTGGCCCTGAAGAATCGGGTGTGCAAGCAGAGAGACTTTCCCCAGGATTACTTGGGCTCTGAGATGGTCTACAGGAATGGGACTTGTGCCACCAAAACCACGATGCTTTGA